From Candidatus Abyssobacteria bacterium SURF_5, one genomic window encodes:
- a CDS encoding nuclear transport factor 2 family protein, translated as MNKTQMYQLAEHILSEWNTQDVERVVAVYTDDVSYVDPNTRGAVKGADSLRRYLTKLFGRWKMHWSLREAYLFDDKGGCAVLWHATFQKPEGGDIVETDGMDFVKVRGDRIERNEVYFDRAILAPLIG; from the coding sequence ATGAATAAGACACAGATGTATCAGCTTGCGGAGCATATCTTGAGCGAATGGAACACGCAGGACGTCGAGCGCGTCGTCGCCGTTTATACGGATGATGTCAGCTACGTCGATCCGAATACGCGCGGGGCGGTAAAGGGAGCGGACTCGCTGCGCCGATACCTGACGAAACTGTTTGGGCGCTGGAAGATGCACTGGAGCCTGCGCGAGGCGTACCTGTTCGACGACAAGGGCGGCTGCGCGGTTCTGTGGCACGCGACGTTTCAGAAACCCGAGGGCGGAGACATTGTCGAGACCGACGGCATGGACTTCGTGAAGGTGCGGGGCGACCGCATCGAGCGGAACGAGGTTTACTTCGACCGCGCCATTCTCGCGCCGCTGATTGGGTAA
- a CDS encoding 2-hydroxyacyl-CoA dehydratase: MGSGAGRGRVTATYACSYVPEEIIVAAGMTPRRVIPQARPAEADGIIHPNSCHYIKSLLAEGMSGSFPADIFIIANSCDGMRRLHDLWREYVPAIPSFFLEVPKKSDADSIAYFSSSLRALAGELAERVHCSLVSDSGLNKAIVEYNQIRALVQAAQRLQAKPDGGLDARSIFGLYLDSARLNAAEFRRKLDLSLRAAAQEKGIDGRSGVIVAGNVIFQSGLLELIRDAGGRVAAIDTCLGARHFDGLVEENSEEPMRALAKRYLTRASCPRMEGIGERAARLRETVSRTRSGGIIYSSVKFCDSHLYDIAFLQDRFREEGVPFLFLENDYEWSGLGQMKVRVEAFLALIREKEAASHV; encoded by the coding sequence ATGGGTTCCGGAGCAGGGCGGGGGCGAGTCACTGCGACATATGCATGTTCATACGTGCCTGAGGAGATAATTGTTGCCGCGGGAATGACGCCGCGGCGGGTGATCCCGCAAGCGCGTCCGGCCGAAGCCGACGGAATCATCCACCCGAATTCGTGCCATTACATAAAGAGCCTTTTGGCCGAGGGCATGAGCGGCAGCTTTCCGGCAGACATTTTCATCATCGCCAACTCATGCGACGGCATGCGCCGGCTGCATGACCTGTGGAGGGAATATGTGCCGGCAATTCCCAGTTTCTTTCTTGAAGTTCCGAAGAAAAGCGATGCGGATTCGATAGCCTACTTTTCATCCAGTTTAAGAGCTCTTGCAGGTGAATTGGCGGAACGAGTGCATTGCTCTCTTGTCTCCGATAGTGGGCTGAACAAGGCCATTGTCGAGTACAACCAAATCCGGGCGCTGGTGCAGGCGGCCCAGCGGCTGCAAGCGAAGCCGGACGGAGGCCTGGATGCCCGTTCCATTTTCGGGTTGTATTTGGATTCGGCGCGGCTGAATGCGGCTGAATTTCGGCGGAAGCTGGATCTTTCATTGCGTGCGGCGGCACAAGAGAAGGGCATTGATGGACGGAGCGGCGTGATTGTAGCGGGAAACGTTATTTTTCAGTCGGGACTGCTCGAGCTGATCCGGGATGCGGGCGGTCGGGTTGCCGCGATTGATACGTGTTTGGGTGCGAGGCATTTTGACGGTCTCGTGGAGGAGAATTCCGAAGAGCCGATGCGAGCGCTTGCGAAGCGGTATCTGACCAGAGCGTCGTGTCCGAGGATGGAAGGCATCGGCGAGCGCGCCGCGCGGCTGCGGGAGACGGTTTCGAGGACGCGTTCCGGCGGAATCATCTACAGCTCGGTCAAATTCTGCGACTCGCACCTCTACGACATCGCGTTCCTGCAGGATCGGTTTCGCGAAGAGGGCGTCCCGTTCCTGTTTCTCGAGAACGATTACGAGTGGAGCGGTCTGGGGCAAATGAAAGTCAGGGTGGAAGCATTCCTCGCTCTGATCCGCGAAAAGGAGGCGGCTTCCCATGTATAA
- a CDS encoding 2-hydroxyacyl-CoA dehydratase: MYKTMLQMIGEQTASVLQEKGSARALWLNEWAKLFLKAYEPGAKVVYTSVYTFPMELLAVFDVVPFDFEVAGAMISSTEMGVPTMRAAEERGYAMDVCSMHRAPLGASYLDYFPRPDLLLTTSHYCDQKAKTNELLARMYKKEAYLLYVPAEISRASIKYVEAQLREIAEKIASVAGHELDEDRLREAVRSSNRARQSRLKLMELQRHRPAPWTGGTLIGYSINSFLFDGTETMERLNDAYIKDLESRIASGKAAPEKHRLYWFAWLPVYDSDLFSLLKENRVTFPLCETMRVYWDEIDEDNPFEGLALKCLKNLFVGPISWRLDGIERIISDYRLDGALLFATPACRHSNAAYKVLKDRLAQMGVPFLLLDMDISDPRGYSAEQVKVRLESFVELLERRE; this comes from the coding sequence ATGTATAAGACGATGCTTCAGATGATAGGGGAGCAGACGGCATCCGTGCTTCAGGAGAAAGGGAGCGCGCGGGCGCTGTGGCTGAACGAGTGGGCGAAGCTTTTTCTGAAGGCTTACGAGCCGGGCGCCAAGGTGGTCTATACGTCCGTCTACACGTTCCCGATGGAACTCCTTGCCGTATTCGACGTCGTGCCATTCGATTTTGAGGTTGCCGGCGCGATGATATCGAGCACTGAGATGGGCGTGCCCACGATGAGGGCGGCAGAGGAACGCGGCTATGCGATGGACGTGTGCTCGATGCATCGCGCGCCGCTCGGCGCCTCCTATCTTGATTATTTTCCGCGGCCCGACCTTCTGTTGACCACATCTCATTATTGCGATCAGAAGGCGAAGACAAACGAGTTGCTCGCGCGGATGTACAAAAAGGAGGCGTACCTTCTGTACGTGCCCGCCGAGATCAGCCGCGCTTCGATCAAATATGTGGAGGCGCAACTGCGCGAGATCGCAGAAAAAATCGCTTCGGTCGCAGGGCACGAGCTCGATGAGGACCGGCTGAGAGAGGCCGTTCGCAGCTCGAACCGGGCGAGACAGTCGCGCCTGAAATTGATGGAGTTGCAGAGGCATCGGCCCGCGCCCTGGACGGGTGGAACCCTTATCGGCTACTCGATCAACAGCTTTCTCTTTGATGGAACCGAGACGATGGAGCGCTTGAATGACGCATATATAAAGGACCTGGAAAGCAGGATTGCATCCGGGAAAGCCGCTCCTGAAAAACACCGGCTGTACTGGTTCGCTTGGCTGCCGGTGTATGACTCCGATCTGTTCTCTCTCCTGAAGGAAAACCGCGTGACCTTCCCGCTTTGCGAAACGATGCGGGTGTATTGGGACGAGATTGATGAGGATAATCCCTTTGAAGGGCTCGCGCTCAAGTGCTTGAAGAACTTGTTCGTTGGCCCCATCTCCTGGCGGCTCGACGGCATCGAGCGCATCATCAGCGATTACCGGCTTGACGGCGCGCTTCTATTTGCCACGCCGGCCTGCAGGCACTCCAATGCGGCGTACAAGGTGCTGAAGGACCGGCTCGCACAGATGGGCGTTCCATTCCTTCTGCTCGACATGGACATAAGCGATCCCCGCGGATATTCGGCCGAGCAGGTAAAGGTGCGGCTGGAGAGTTTTGTGGAGTTGCTCGAACGGAGGGAATGA
- a CDS encoding 4Fe-4S dicluster domain-containing protein, which translates to MVMNDVYKRLAKKLDDLPNGFPATESGVELKLLEKIFTPEEAEMVLKMRPMPETVEAVAERLGKPVDEMQAILDNMVKKGHIGSFKMFGQQMYMLFPFVVGIYEFQLKRIDKELAALFEEYAPDLIRKVGNFEPAVARVVPVSTEIKQDLRVHRFEDAARMLEEAKSFIVRECICRKEQALEGHQCKHTLEACLAFSAEENAFDRYPTGRILNKEEALKVMKDAEEEGLVHCTYNIESGQVFLCNCCSCCCGILRGVKQFNAPYILAKSNFVAAIDMDTCAACGVCADERCPMDAIIEEDGSYRVLAERCIGCGVCAPTCPTESIKLERRPEAEQTQPPANLMVWGMKRAAERGIEITLD; encoded by the coding sequence ATGGTCATGAACGATGTTTATAAGCGACTTGCGAAAAAGCTGGACGATTTGCCGAACGGTTTTCCGGCGACGGAGAGCGGCGTGGAACTGAAGCTTCTCGAGAAGATATTCACACCTGAAGAAGCCGAGATGGTATTGAAGATGCGGCCGATGCCGGAGACGGTGGAAGCGGTGGCGGAGCGCTTGGGAAAGCCGGTGGATGAGATGCAGGCGATCCTTGACAACATGGTGAAGAAGGGCCATATCGGCTCGTTCAAGATGTTCGGCCAGCAGATGTACATGCTGTTTCCGTTTGTTGTCGGCATCTATGAGTTCCAGCTCAAGCGAATCGACAAGGAATTGGCCGCCCTGTTCGAGGAATACGCGCCTGATCTTATAAGGAAAGTCGGCAACTTCGAGCCGGCGGTCGCGCGTGTGGTTCCGGTCAGCACGGAGATCAAGCAGGACCTGCGCGTGCATCGGTTCGAGGATGCGGCGCGGATGCTGGAGGAAGCGAAATCTTTCATCGTGCGCGAGTGCATCTGCCGGAAGGAACAAGCGCTCGAGGGACATCAGTGCAAGCATACGTTGGAAGCATGCCTCGCCTTCTCCGCTGAAGAGAATGCGTTCGACCGCTATCCGACCGGGCGCATCTTGAATAAGGAAGAGGCGCTTAAAGTGATGAAGGATGCCGAGGAGGAAGGGCTCGTACATTGCACGTACAACATCGAAAGCGGACAGGTCTTCCTCTGCAACTGTTGCTCGTGCTGCTGCGGCATCCTGCGCGGGGTCAAGCAGTTCAATGCGCCCTACATCCTGGCCAAGAGCAATTTCGTTGCCGCAATCGATATGGATACGTGCGCCGCGTGCGGTGTATGCGCCGACGAGCGGTGTCCGATGGATGCAATCATCGAAGAAGACGGCAGCTACCGGGTCCTCGCCGAGCGCTGTATCGGCTGCGGGGTGTGCGCGCCGACGTGTCCGACGGAGTCGATCAAACTCGAGCGGCGTCCCGAAGCGGAGCAGACCCAGCCTCCGGCAAACCTGATGGTGTGGGGGATGAAACGCGCCGCCGAGCGCGGGATCGAGATCACGCTGGACTGA